The Lytechinus pictus isolate F3 Inbred chromosome 8, Lp3.0, whole genome shotgun sequence nucleotide sequence aaagatatttcttTACATTTCTTTCGTTATGGAGTTCTTATTTCATCTTGACTttttttctattctattctatttgaCTGACTCTGAGCAGAACAATATCAACTTTGTCTATATATAtccatatatataaatatatatattcatttatatatatgtatgtatgtgtgtgttttttacACACACTTGAATGCATACGCTAACGTGATACATCCTATTCTAATAACAAATACATTAACACTTAAGCCATGCGAAACAGATTCTCAGATTATTGAAAATCAACCTCTGACATTTTAGGAAAATCctttaaaattacaaaataacaaatgataaCAACATTTACTATACTAAAATTTGCATATGAATTTTAAAGAATACTTAATATACACTCTGTGCGAGGATTGCTTATTACGATAACTACTACTAGTGTGATCATACAAATAAGATAATAACACTGCAAAAAAAGGTGTTAATTCAACACCAGCCCGTAATCAGGTAATCtatttatgtccacaccagaaaaatgttgaccaACACCAGTCTGGATTTGGTCTAACACcggataggtgtttatacagcaccaattagtattaaaacagcatcggtttgattccaaactggtgttcaATTCtagtaaacatttattttcttccgatTGACAATTAGGATACatccaatttcatataaaacaaacctttcaataatatagaaatataacCAAGAATGTAAATACAATATGTAACTTATGTAAATGGAAgatggtgttgtttcaatacttggtcttgtgtggacatatatagattccgaactgttgttaaatcaacaccggagttttgaCAGTGTACAAGGAATgggaataataaaacaaagacaaatAAGCATAGggtaataaaacatttccaataAAATTTTATGCAAAGGAACCGAAAATAGGTAATCAacttaacaaaaacaaacaaaatatgcaaaaaaataagacatcgaacttaatcattttttaaattcatccTTCTAACCCTCataaataatgtaattttttggttTAGTATTCCAACATGCATGGCTATGAAAATAGATTGATTAACATAGAAAAGGCAAGAagatgaaagaggaaaaaataaaaaaagggcaAAAAGATGAAACAGGAATGTGCAATTGCTTCAAAACAGTGCAATCATGACAATTGAAGAATGCATTTTTAAATTTGTGTTGCGCTTTTCCGATCTTCTGTCTGTCAGTCCatctaaaaaaattgtatctgtGCGATTTTTATATATTGAGGACACATTTTTCGTTATTTTTAAATGGTATACGATATTCTAATAAAGTCCAATTTCCAATGTGTCTCAATTGACGAGGCTAATTATGGGTACATAAATAACATACTAGAATTGCCAACATTATCCAAACAAAAATAGACAACACAAACCATGTGAACGTAATTGTGAATAACGGCTCTGTGCATTTCCACTGAAAAGGATCTTAGCCAAAACaatttcacaaaaacaaaaaaaaaacacgacgtTTACATCGTAGATCTACAAGTATTGATCAGTTCCCCATAAAATTGATTATTACTTTAGATCATACATAATACTCAATGCAATCAACTGTCGAAATCAGCCCTTATACGATTAAATGCCAAACTTTATTTTATTGGATCCAGTTGCACTTGTTCCGAATAATAATCACGTATTTGTTTAAAAGTCagttaattattatcattatcatgatcatagaTCTAGGGCTGGTACATTGTGAAATCTAAGCtgacaaaagaacaaaagaacaccaaaaataaattgcaaacaTAAAAATCATATATAAATTGATGGGAGCGTATAAAGCCAGGTTTGCATAATACCACTAAGCCTTTACAGGTAATCAGCAAGTCCCTGATTTATGAACTGGGTTCTAACAGAGACTGATCAAACTTTACAAGGGCACTGCACAAATCCACTTAGTCAAAATGAACGATATTTTCACAGGCTAGATTCGATAATCTTTACTGagcacatgtcaataattaagagattggttcAATCACAGAGAGGCTTTAGGCCATCACATCGATCGGTTTCTGAATCCACAAAATGGCAAGAGAAACAACGAGGAAAATGATTTTGACACACGTCTTTCACGGGTACGTTTAAGTGAATGGCTCAATTACAAAGAAAGTACAGGAAGTTTATCAACCTAACATTCTAAATGATTCGAACAATCCCACAGTCACACAGAGATCCTTCTGAGGATGTCACGGTAAGCGGGGGATAGATTGAACAGAGTGGCTCttattaaaccctggtttaaagttatggtttaactatggagagccagttGGGGCACGAATCCCTAAAAGTACACATCCAAATTGTCTGTGAATGATAAATGGCGTAGGCCtatttgaagtatttttctcttcattatgaaaacaacaaaaaatatatttttgttttaattttaaatttatttttggctccccataatttgggcacagagttagaccgtggtctaagttaaacctgacttaagAATAAGCCGGTGTGTATAGAAATGAGTAGCTGTTTGAAATAAGCATTGATATGTGCCTAGTAAAGATTATTAAAGCTAGCCggtgtaaaaatattgttttataatgGCGGAGTGGAATTTGTGCAGTGACCTTGTAAAATTTGAGCAGTTTCGTTTGGATCCCAGTTGATATATGATGTTCACTCTTCTTACATTCCTCATCACCGTTTTCGTCGATAGTATGtccattttaaaaaatgatccTCTACGTCATTGGCGACTTCTCATGCAAGAGATAGGAAAAAGGCATGCGATacagagaaaaagaggatgatgaaaggtaaaaatatattacatcATAATATAAAAAGTATAGAATATATCATGCTTTTATGTTTGAGCATCGATGTATGAAGATATTAACAGCTCATCCTTTATAGATTTGTCCTTCTCGAGGATTATCTTTGAGCAACATATTCATGTTTATCGTAATATTCGCATATTCaaagaataaatataaatatcctaGTCATTGATTAATGTTTCAATGGAAAAACGGATATAAGAAAGGGTtgggaatgaaagaaaaaaaaatattgtaaaggACACGTTACAAAACATCCTAACAGATGTTAGCATGGCTAAGATGAAATAtaagaattatatatatatttttaaataatgacaGAAAGAATGAGTCTACTTTGAATGATGAGCATTGAATGACGAAGTCACTCTTATAATTGATTCAACATAATCTTTTCTTCTCTTAAGCTTAACGATCAATTCATCAAACACGTAATGTTCTGCGGTTGGTACTTGTCAATATTAATGTAcagagatgtttttttttcgttgGATTTCTCTTATTCTTTTTGTTAACTATCATTTTGTACtacaagcaaaaataaatcattgtaatatttcatgGAATAAGAAATCAGTTGTCCTTTTCTGTCCTGCGTAATTTGATGAGGAAGACATTTGCGTGTTCTCAATGATTAATCCAAAGTAAAGGGAGATAAACATGATAACGGAATAGTTTCCCCATAGTCTTAACATTTTTCTTGAATGATAACAAATGATGAATATCGGTACTTGCCTACAATATTCAAATAAGTCAATCGTGACATTATCAAGTCTTATATCTCAGTTCGAAAATTTTCTTCCGATCCGGAGGATTAGTTTAACATGATTAATCGGATGATACTAAATCATACGGCACATGTATCAACTCTTTTAATTTCAAGAATATAACtgtatcataaaatgatgatgagATTAAAACAAGTGGGAGGCAAGAATTACACAAATATCTGCCTATATTCCTTGaattgtatatatttcttttgtattattttgtacttcttgttttgaacaaaatgttggcGAATGCCAGTGACgttcaaataaattcaattcaattcaattcaattcacaaATACATTATCcgatcattcattattttgttttgcccGATATAAAGGAATACATTGACATATCAAGGGAATTAGAGAAATAATCAAATCCAAGTTTGAAATTAAGAGATAGATTGGTAAAAATACCCATGTAAAGCCTAAGAACAAGAACAAATTCTAAACAATTTTCATGATGGCACAATCCCTTACTTTCAACGTGTAATGGCAGGGGAATATCGAAAACAGAATCAATAGATATGATGTAAAGTCATGCATTCAtcgatattttgaaaattcagtttgcttttttttttgcttacagAGGACATTATGCATATAGCTTAGGACAATAGGATCAATCGTAAATAAAGGtttgcattcatttatttatttattattttttatttatttattaatctatttatttccgttttatCTCagcagggtagccctttcagttacaAAACTGCTCTACCAAGGGGCCCCTATTTCGCTAAACCAGTTCTATGtacatcttcatgaatattcattgagcAACCTGATATCGTCATATCCCActttaaagaaatattacatggaatcatgtttattcaaattttgtcctccaataactaaacaaaaaaaatgattggcAACTGATGAACTGCATAAGATATCCATTGCTGCAAATTGttttattataagggagacatgtCATACacaattgtataaaaatatgaaataactatgatttcaagtaacaacataacaaaaaaggaaagtggggctgtgacatcaccagcccacctaatgaatattctcgacgatgtgcatgtaactgttttcacaaaatattaataaactttgaaattcagcAGTTTGCTATTTGTaattagattttgatgaaatttttagcattttgctttgtgaaatttactatatttaatatttagaGTAGTTATTTTCCGCCTGGATGACCCCTTTAACAGTATCAAATCTTCGCATGGTCCACCATATGAATACACTGTGAATATGGCCTACTTTTATTGTGGTAATGTCTACAGTGTAAAACTATCTTTATACATATAAATTTGAGGATAGCATGTGGTCACATCTTCACATAGTCCACCATGTGAAGTTTCAAGACTCTATTGACGTTTATTCGGCAGACTCATAACCATACGATAAGGGCTAAGTCTGTTCTGGAGGCTTTAAATGAGACTACAAATCTCGGAATTTTTCAGAGTAttgccacaatttttttttattttttatagagAACTTTGAAAAATCGCTCAAAACGAGATTCGAAACTGCGTCAATGACCTTGACTGCAGCGAACTCATAATCACTCGCGTAAATCCTTGCGTCAAAGCTATTGTTCAGCGGGGAATGGAACAatagatccccccccccccctgaacaaTAGGTGTGAGTGTGACAcaaggatttacgccagtgctcaTAATAGCGCATCGTTTTACCTATCGCGCCACACCAGACGAGATTATCGGCTCGTTGTAAAGCGACGCCAATATAGTCTTAACCCTATGGAAACAGAGTATAAACACTGTGAAAACATTGTGTGACGCTGTGTTCTCTTCGGCAGTGTAATGCAAGTTCAGTCTGAACTTTCCCTATTTGTCAAAATGAAGCCCGTAAAAAAAGTGGGAATTGTCGCCAATTCTCATTTATTTACACACAATACCCATACTCACCTCTACAGTAATAGAAATAGTGCTTGCTGTATTTTGGTTTCGTTCTATCGCAAAAACATTTTGTCCGTAGGCCAGGGTGGAAACACGctacacagaaaaaaaagaaacaacatgGCATAATATCAAAGATGGTGGAAATATGTAATTGCTAGTCAGCACCCTCtacgcattattttgatgagaGGCTAAACATTAATGGAGCCCACTGCATGAGGTTGCGGACGTAGACCTACGAGCGAATAAATCACAACTTGGCTGGTACTCCGAACAGACATAAAATTATACTTCCCGCAGTATTTCTTCTCCTTATTCTAGTCGTTATGCTTACTTGGTACGTATCTATCAAACgatattgaaattgattttagaCGACGTAAAACGTCACAACCAATTAACAATTATATTGGCCAATCAGATTAGTAGTTGTATTTATAAACTGTATACCATTGTTGCACCGGCGAAACAATCTCCAAATGGACCGACGGTACATATATGTCATAGGAAATAATGTCAAAGCTTTGGCCGGTCTCGAGTCGGTTTCGCTGGTGTGACTAGGCCTACATGACTTACCAATGAACTTTTGGGTGCCGACCCCTCTTTTGAATGGGAGATCCTCCCACTCTCCTTCGAATTCTTGGTCCAGGTCGGTGCCGTCTCGTTTAGAATACTGGTCTTCCGCGTCAAGGCCTAGTAATCTCTGGAGGTCATAGGTCGCTTCCGCTACGATCGATAAGGTCACAATGGCCAACGCGCAGATGCAAAGTCCGCTCTGTACTTTCATGGTGTATGTTCTGTGTGTGCAGATCTGAGAGACatgaaaaaagaataagaagcaacgaaaacaagatttttttaagtttcatCGATTTGACATGACTGcgagacattttttttcttgccacGTCGACATAACTATGATGTTGACATTGCGAGATATGTTTATATTGCCAAGATGACgcataaatgttatatttcgcCATGGCGTGATACGTTTATACCCAAGCCGATTATATAATGATATGTCGTCATGGCGAGATATAATGTAAGGGTAACATCAAGTTGGCATCATTATTCTTTCCATGTCAACATGTAACTTGGCTTGGCAAGATAAAGgtctggtcccactggccgacggacacaaaacgtattcatcAGTCATAACGAATACAGCGGATAAGCAACATTTCGGGATGgttccatccgttttcatccgctccagacaatggacaaaatgggcgaacaatgaaatcacagtggacggatgctcgatggatatagagcatATGAAACACGTATGTAAAGAGTACCCAACGGATACATAACTTTTTTCAACAGTTCTCATGAAATATATAGATGGCACTAGAAGTTTTAGTCTGAAATGCAATAAATGAATACACTTACTGTGCGTTTTGTTATGATTTCTATGACTCATTACTCATGATAAATCAAAAGGATCGCTATGCTCAATGTCTAAACTGcataaactttaaaactttGGTAAATTCATGTAAAACTGATTTTGCGTACCCCAAAAAAGTGAGTTCGTTCTAAACGGACAGAATTTATGATtctttacaattaaaaaaatatttcacatcggggatatcattaaaaaagtgTAGTTGCAATTTTCAAGATCATTGATCTTTTGTATGATTTTGGTGGCGCTTTCCATGGAGTTCCATGTGGCAGTGACTCTTGCCTattaatcagagggtcgtgggttcgaatctagAAATAAGCCCAACAAATCGAAGGTAAAATAATTCAAGAGGTATGTGATGGACGATGTGTTTTATTTCCTGTCATGAATGTCATTTTTGCAAATTCGATTGTCGCCTTTAAAGTGATCCATTTCAtgttctaaaataaaaaaagtagaaaCACGCGTGTCGGGTTCATATCTTGGAAATTTCAACTGATTCTGTCAATTTCCGTTGGCATAACGCTTTCGGTCGAAATGCTACATTTTTTCCAACATGTCCAATGGCGTAATgatccaaatattttgaggggacaCGAATGGCGTTTTGGGTAAAGTTTGTATTTAAAACAATTCACCCCCCCCATCTTTTCACTTTGTCTTTTTTGTGTTAGGTCGTGTCAAAATTTTACCACCGTACCTAACTATCGGAACAAAGGCTGAAAAGGGGGAAGTGCTGCTATGTATGTTTCaacttttatttctatttttttttgggactTCCGGTTTAAAGTCTGGTATCTTCATTACAGCCTCCTTTCGTTGTTTCTATTTTCAATCCTATAGTCCTTTGCGCTTCACGGGCTGCTGGTCGCTCCAAACGAGCATATGATGAGGGGGAAAGCAGGCAGGCAGGACCCCGtgaaataattaataatgatgTTGTTATGATATTTCGACGGGGTATATTATCTTTTCCATTTGTAACGTAGAAGATAACCGGAAATCGGAGACACAATCGCAATCATGGCAGCAACAAAACTGGTTGCTGCCAGATGTTGCACTAACTGATCTTGGTCGACATGTAAGGCATATTGAGGGAACATTCCACCATGTCTGTTTCGCTTCATACGCAAATTACTGTGATACTAAATACTTACATCAACATGGAAATTTGGTACATTTAATACTTCCTTATAAATGAAGTTCTAAGACGAATAAAGAAATATCTTAATACATTAACCAAACTGGGGAGAATCTTAAGGGAGGGAGGAATAAAaaagatagagagggggggggggggagagagagagtgcgtgaaagggggagggagggataGAGGGGGAACGAggggagagacagacagagagagggaaGGGGAGAGATAGAAATGGATGGGAGAATGAGGGGGggtgcgagagagagagagggggggggatagCGGTGGTCGAGAAGTGGAAAATATTGTTGCTTTCAAGATGTCATAGGCCTATCCTAAAACAGGGGAAATTCAATGAAGTGAACGGCCATCAGAAGTCTcacgaagtaaaaaaaaaatggcccgACTTAAGTCATCCCCGTAATAGCTGCAACGAGTCACTTATCATTGCTTCGAGGCGAGGAAAAAAGTGGAAACGAAAAAATAGTCGCGTATCAAACCATTGACCTCAATGATCAAACCATCGATACCCAATCTATTTATTTAGGGAAGGTGAGAAGAAGTAAGA carries:
- the LOC135155131 gene encoding uncharacterized protein LOC135155131 isoform X1 gives rise to the protein MKVQSGLCICALAIVTLSIVAEATYDLQRLLGLDAEDQYSKRDGTDLDQEFEGEWEDLPFKRGVGTQKFIACFHPGLRTKCFCDRTKPKYSKHYFYYCRVANDVEDHFLKWTYYRRKR
- the LOC135155131 gene encoding uncharacterized protein LOC135155131 isoform X2, with translation MKVQSGLCICALAIVTLSIVAEATYDLQRLLGLDAEDQYSKRDGTDLDQEFEGEWEDLPFKRGVGTQKFIACFHPGLRTKCFCDRTKPKYSKHYFYYCRGTRRHGMLRPV